The genomic DNA TCCTGGCCGCCATCGGCCTGTTCGCCCTCAGCTCGGCCGCCTGCGCGCTGTCGCAGGACATCTCGCAACTCGTGGCCGCGCGCGTGGTGCAGGGCCTGGCCGGGGCCATGATGGTGCCCGTGGGCCGCGTCATCATGCTGCGCACCGTGCCCAAGCACGAGCTGCTGCGCGCCATGTCCTTCCTGTCCGTGCCCGCCCTGCTCGGGCCCATCGTCGGCCCGCCGCTGGGCGGCTTCCTGGTCACCTACGCGTCCTGGCACTGGATCTTCCTCATCAACATTCCCATCGGCATCCTGGGCATCCTGCTGGTGCTGCGCCACGTCCCGGAAATCCGCGACGAGGCCGCGCCGCCCCTGGATCTGGTCGGCTTCATCCTGAGCGCGGCCTGCCTCGCCCTGCTGGTCACCGCCTTCGAAGGCATCGGCCATGGTTCCTTCGCACCCCCGGTGCTGGCGGCCATCGTGGCAGGCGGCCTGGCCTGCGGTTTCCTGTACGGCTGGCATGCACGGCGCGCGGCCGCGCCCATCCTCGACCTGACGCTGATGCGCCTGCCGACCTTCGCCATTTCCACGCTGGGCGGCAACCTGTGCCGCTTCGCCGTGGGCGCCACGCCCTTTTTGCTGGCCATGCTGCTGCAGGTCGGCTTCGGCATGACGCCGTTCGCCGCGGGCATGATCACCTTCGCGGGCGCCACCGGGGCGCTGCTCATGAAGTTCGTGGCCGCGCCCATCCTGCGCCGCTTCGGCTTCCGCCAGGTCCTGATCGTCAATGCCGTCCTGACCGGCGTCTTCGTCATCGCCTGCGCGCTGTTCTCGCCCAGCACGCCCGCGTGGGTGATGATCTCGGTGCTGCTCGTGGGAGGTTTCTTCCGCTCGCTGCAGTTCACGGCGGTCAACACGCTGACCTATGCCGAAATCGACAGCGGACGCATGAGCCAGGCCAGCACCTTCTCGGCCATGGCGCAGCAGCTGGGCATCAGCCTGGGCGTGGGCGTGGCGGCGGTCACGCTGAACCTGTCCATGAACGCGCGCGGCGCCAGCCAGCTGGCTGCCTCGGACGTCATCGTGGGCTTCATCGTGATCGGGGCGCTGTGCTGCGCCTCGGCCCTGTCCTTCATGCGCCTGCCCCGCCAGGCCGGAGAACAGCTGCAGTGACGTAGTGCCCATGCAGTCCCCGCTGGACAGGTCCGCCCAAGGACAAGAACAGGAGACAACCGACGATGGCGAACGGCACCTTCATTCTCGCGCTGGACCAGGGCACCACCAGTTCGCGCGCGATGGTCTTCGACCGTGACGGCAACGTGCGCGGCACGGCGCAGCAGGAATTTCGGCAGCACTATCCCCAACCGGGCTGGGTCGAACACGACCCCATGGACATCTGGCGCACCCAGCTCGATACCGCCCGCGAGGCGCTGCGCAACGCGGGCGCCGCCGCCTCGGACGTGGCGGGCCTGGGCATCACCAACCAGCGCGAGACCACCGTGCTGTGGGAGCGCGCCACGGGCCGCCCCATCGCGCCAGCCATCGTCTGGCAGGACCGCCGCGGCGCGCCGCTGTGCGACACGCTGCGCGAAGCCGGCCACGCCGAGCGCATCCGGGACATCACCGGCCTGGAACTCGATGCCTATTTCTCGGGCACCAAACTGGCCTGGCTGCTGCGGGAAGTGCCTGGCGCACGCCAGGCCGCCGAGCGCGGCGAACTGGCCTTCGGCACCATCGACACCTGGCTGGTCTGGCAACTGACGGGCGGCGACGTGCACAGCACCGACGCCAGCAACGCGTCGCGCACCCTGCTCTATGACCTGGCAACCGGCGACTGGAGCGACGAGATGCTGGCCTTGCTGGACGTCCCGCGCAGCCTCCTGCCCGGGATCGCGCCCAGCAGCGGCATCATCGGCAAGACCCTGCCCGAGCACTTCGGCGGGGCCTTGCCCATCGCGGGCGTGGCGGGCGACCAGCAGGCCGCCACCTTCGGCCAGGCCTGCTTCGAACCGGGCATGGCCAAGAACACCTATGGCACCGGCTGCTTCATGCTCATGAACGTCGGCACCACGCCCGCCGTGTCGCAACACCGCCTGCTGTCCACGGTGGGCTGGCGCATCGGCGAGCGCAGCGACTACATGCTGGAGGGCAGCGTCTTCGTCGCGGGCGCGGCCATCCAGTGGCTGCGCGATGGCCTGGGACTGATCCGCCGCGCCGATGAAGTCGAGGCGCTGGCGACCAGCGTGGCCGACACCGACGACGTCTTTCTGGTGCCCGCCTTCACCGGCCTGGGCGCGCCGCACTGGGACCCCTATGCGCGCGGCGCGCTGGTGGGCGTCACGCGTGGCACCACGCGCGCGCACGTGGCGCGCGCGGCGCTGGAGTCGATTGCCTTGCAAAGCGCCGACCTGCTGCGCGCCATGCGCGCCGACAGCCCCACGGACCTCAGCGAACTGCGCGTGGACGGCGGCGCGGCGCGCAACGACCTGCTCATGCAGATGCAGGCCGACCTGCTGGGCGTGCCGGTGGTGCGCCCCCGCGTGGCCGAATCCACCGCGCGCGGCGCGGCGGGGCTGGCGGGCCTGGCGCTGCAATATTGGTCCGGCCAGGACGAGCTGGCCGCGCAATGGAAAGTGGAGCGCCGCTTCGAACCCGAATGGAATGCCAGCCAGCGGGACGCCAGGCTCGCGCGCTGGCACCAGGCCGTGGCGCTGTCCCGGGGCTGGGCAGCAGGCAAGCCAGGCTGAAAAACGCAAGGCCCCGGCGCGCTGTCGCACCGGGGCCTTGGGCTCAAGGCATCACGCGCGGGCGTATCAGTTGATGCTGGCGCCAGACAGCTTCACCACCTCGCGGTACTTCTCCATTTCGCCGGCCACGAAGGCCTTGAAGTCATCGGCGCTGCCGGGACGCGTGTCCGAGCCCATGATCAGCAGGCGCTCGCGCACGTCGGGCAGGTTCAGGGCCTTCACGTAGGCCTGGTTCAGGCGCTCGACGACAGGCAGGGGCGTGCCGCCGGGCGCGAAGACGCCGAACCACGTGCCCAGGTCGAAACCCTTGACGCCCGACTCGTCGATCGTCGGCACATCCTTCAGCAGGGACGAGCGCGCCAGCGTGGTCACGGCCAGCGCCTTGACCTTGCCGTCGCGGATCAGCGGCGCAGCCGCAGCCAGGTTGTCGAACATGATGTCGGCCTGGCCCGAGAGCAGGGCCAGCTGGGCGGGCGCCGCGCCCTGGTAAGGCACGTGCACCGCATCCAGGCCGCCACGCGCGCGCAGCAGTTCGCCGGCCAGGTGGCCCGCGCTGCCATTGCCGCCCGAGGCGTAGTTCAGGCGGCCGGGATGCGATTTGCCGTAGGCAAGCAGGTCACCCACGGTGGCGATCCCGTTGGCGTCGGCGAACTCGCGGTTGATGACCAGCACGTTCGGCACGGCGGCCACCAGCGTGATGGGCGAGAAGTCGCGGATCGGGTCGTAGGGCAGGCTGGCGTACAGCCAGGGGTTGATGGCATGGGTGGCCACGGCGCCCATGACGAGCGTGTAGCCATCGGCCGGCGACTTGGCGACGACGCCGGCACCGATGTTGCCGCCCGCGCCTGCACGGTTCTCCACCACGACGGTCTGGCCGAACTCGGCGCCGACCTTCTCTGCCAGGACGCGCGCCATCAGGTCGAGCGGGCCGCCGGGGGGATAAGGCACGACGAATCGCAGGGGCTTGTTGGGGAAGTCGCCAGCAGCGTGGCCAAGGGCAGGCGCGAACGCCAGGGCGACCGCCACCGCGCAGGCCGACAGGGCCCGCAGGCAACGGGAAAGCAGGGGGGTCATCATGGTGGTCTCCGAACGGCGCCTCTGGCGGGCAGCCTTCAATGCGCGGCGGCAAGCATAACCCGACGAGGGTTGCGACGCCCGGGATGCACCCGGCAAGGGTGGTCCCCGCGCAACACTGGCCAGCCGCCCTCCCCGACGGTCCGGCCCGTGGGCGCGGGCACCAGCGCCGCGCCCGGTGTAGCGGTCAATGCAGGATCTGGCTCAGGAACAGCTTGGTGCGCTCGTTCTGCGGACTGTCGAAGAACGCGTCGGGCGTGTTCTGTTCGATGATCTCGCCGCGGTCCATGAAGATGACGCGGTCGGCCACCTTGCGCGCGAAGCCCATTTCGTGGGTCACGCACAGCATGGTCATGCCGCTTTCCTCGGCCAGCGTCACCATCACGTCCAGCACTTCCTTGACCATTTCCGGATCGAGCGCCGAGGTCGGCTCATCGAACAGCATGATCTTCGGATGCATGCACAGCGAGCGGGCAATCGCCACGCGCTGCTGCTGGCCGCCGGACAGCTGGCCCGGGAACTTGTTGGCCTGGTCGGGGATGCGCACGCGCTCCAGGTATTTCATGGCCGTGGCTTCTGCTTCGGCGCGCGACTTCTTCAGTACCCACATGGGGCCCAGCGTCAGGTTCTGCAGCACCGTCAGGTGGGGGAACAGGTTGAAGTGCTGGAAGACCATGCCCACGTCCTTGCGGATGGTCTCGATCTGCTTCAGGTCGTTGGTGAGCTCGGTGCCATCGACGATGATCTGGCCCTGCTGGTGTTCTTCCAGCCGGTTGATGCAGCGGATCATCGTCGACTTGCCGGAACCCGACGGGCCGCAGATGACGATGCGCTCGCCGGGGGCGACCTCGAGATTGACATGGCGCAGGACGTGGAACTGGCCGTACCACTTGTTGACGTCCTGCAGGCGAATGATGGCATCGGACATGCCTGTACTCCCGTTGATTCAAGCAAGGCCGGGCGCGCGCGGCGCCCTGCCGGTCATCGTTTGTGGCCCGTCGCCAGCCTGTTTTCCAAGGCCTGGCTATAGCGGGACATCGAGAAGCAAAAGACGAAATAGACCAGCGAAATGAAGACGTAGGCCTCCACGCCGAACCCTCGCCATGCCGCGTCGGACAGTGCGGCCTTGGCCGCCAGCGTCAGGTCGAAGATGCCGATCACCACCACCAGCGAGGTGTCCTTGAAGAGCGCGATGAAGATGCCGACGAGCGGCGGGATCACGATCTTCAGGGCCTGAGGCAGGATGATCAGGCGCATCTGCTGCCAATACGACAGGCCCAGGGAATCGGCGCCTTCGTACTGCCCCTTGGGAATGGCCTGCAAGCCGCCGCGCACGGTCTCGGCGATGTAGGCGCCCGCGAACAGGATGATGGCGATCTGCGCGCGCAGCAGCTTGTCGAAGGTGACGCCGACCGGCAGGAAGAGCGGCAGCATGACCGAGGACATGAACAGCAGGCTGATGAGCGGCACGCCGCGGATCAGTTCGATGTAGACCACGCACAGGGCCTTGATGGCCGGCATGCGCGAACGGCGCCCCAGGGCCAGCAGCACGCCGAAGGGAAAGGCGAATGCGATGCCGAAGGTCGACAGGATCAGGGTGACCGGCAGGCCGCCCCAGCGCGCGGTCTCGACGTATTCCAGGCCGAGCACGCCGCCCCACATGAGCAGCGCGGCCGCGCCCATGCCGCCGATCCAGATGCCCAGCAGCGACAGGTTCCAGAAGCGGCGCATGCCGCTGCACACCACCACCGCGACCAGCAGGACGCAGGCGATGAGCGGACGCCACTGCTCGTCATAGGGATAGGTGCCGAACAGGATCAGCCGGTGCTTCTCGATGATGAAGGCCCAGCAGGCGCCCGAACTGGCACGGCATTCCTGGGCGTTCTGCGCCGTGTAGTTGGCGCTCAGGAAGGCCCAGTCGAGCAGCGCAGGCACCGAGGCCAGCACGAACCACACGCACAGGATGGTCACCAGCGCATTGAGCGGCGAGGCGAACAGCTGGCTGCGGATCCAGGCCCAGGCGCCCACCTGGTTGCTGGGCGGCGGTTCGCCGGTCGTCACGGCGGGAGAGGTGGGAGTCGTGGCTGCCATGTCAACGCTCCACCAGCGCGATGCGCTTGTTGTACCAGTTCATGAAGATCGAGATGGACAGGCTGACCGTGAGATAGGCCGCCATGATGATGAGGATGCCCTCGATGGCCTGGCCGGTCTGGTTCAGCGTGGTGTTGACCACCGACACGATGTCCGGATAACCGATGGCCACGGCCAGCGAGCTGTTCTTGGTCAGGTTCAGGTATTGGCTGGTCATCGGCGGGATGATGACGCGCAGCGCCTGCGGCAGCACCACCAGGCGCAGCACCTGGCCACGCTTCAGGCCTAGCGAGCCAGCGGCTTCCCATTGGCCCTGGTTGACGGCCTGGATGCCCGAGCGGACCACTTCGGCGATGAAGGCCGAGGTGTAGATGACCAGGCCTGCCAGCAGGGCGGCGAACTCGGGCGACAGCGTGACGCCGCCGACGAAGTTGAAGCCCTTGAGCTCGGGCACGTTGAGTGCCAGCGAGGCGCCCGACAGCAACCACCCGATGAGCGGCAGGCCAATGAAGAGGCCCAGCGCTGCGCGGCCCAGCGGGAACACGCGACCGGTCTTTTCCTGGTGCTTGCGCCCCCAGTGTCCCAGCAGGATGGTGCAGAGGATGGCCAGGATCAGGCCGCCCAGCATCCAGTCCAGCGCCTGCCCCTCCAGGGAAGGCATGGTCAGGCCGCGATTGGAGATGAAGACGCCCGGCAAGGGATTGGCCGCCTGGCGCGGGCCGGCGGCGTTCTCGGTGAGCAGGGCATACCAGAAGAAGAGTTGCAGCAGCAGCGGCACGTTGCGCATCACTTCCACGTAGATGCGTGCCAGCTTGTGCACCAGCCAGTTCTTGGACAGGCGCGCGATGCCGATCAGGGTACCGAGGATCGTGGCCAGCACGATGCCCAGCGCGGCGATCTTCAGCGTGTTCACCAGGCCCACCATCACGGCACGGCCGTAGGTGTCGGCAGGCGTATAGGCAATGGCCGATTCGCCGATGGCGAAACCTGCCTCGCGGCTCAGGAAGCCGAAACCGGTGGAGATGTTGCGCGCCGACAGGTTGGTCAGCGTGTTGGAAACGAGATACCAGACCGCGAACCCGACGGCAGCCAGCGCCAGCACCTGGTAGACCACCGATCGGACGGAAGGATCGTTCCAGGACAGGCGGCGCTTCGGGGCGCTCACGGGGGGTCTTGCGGGAGGAGTTTGAGTCATACGTGGCTAGCCAGGTAACGATGGCGCGGCAAGGGGAGCGGCGCGAATGGGAGCCAGGGACGGCAGGCCGGCACGAGGCGGGCTACCCGCGCACCAAAGGCCGCGAAGGCGGCCTTTGGTGCGCCGGGCGCCGCATGCGCCCGGCAAGCTGCCGTCTTAGCGTACCGGCCAGCCGTACATCAGGCCGCCATCCTTCCACGGACGGTTCAGGCCACGCTCGAGCTTCATGGCGCTGGCGGAACCCAGGTTGCGCTCGAAGCTCTCGCCATAGTTACCCACGGACTTGAGGATGTTGTAGGCCCACTTGTCGTCCACGCCCAGGTTCTTGCCCATGCCGGGCGTGGTGCCCAGGATGCGCTGCACGTTGGGATTGGGGCTCTTGACCTGCTCGTCCACGTTCTTGGACGTGATGCCGTATTCCTCGGCTTCCAGCATGGCGTTCAGCGTCCAGCGGACGATGTTGAACCATTGCTCGTCGCCCTGGCGGACCATGGGGCCCAGCGGCTCCTTGGAGAAATCTTCCGGCAGGATCACGAAGCTGTCGGGGTTCTCGAGCGTGGTGCGGGTGGACGCCAGCTGCGACTTGTCGGTCGTGAAGGCATCGCAGCGGCCGGCCGAGAACGCACGCACGATTTCGTCGTACTTGTCGATCACGACGGGCTTGAATTCGAGCTTGTTGCCGCGGAACCAGTCAGCCAGGTTCAGTTCGGTGGTGGTGCCGGGCTGCACGCAGACCGTGGCGCCGCCCAGTTCCTTTGCGCTTTTCACGCCCAGGTCCTTCTTCACCATGACGCCTTGGCTGTCGTAGTAGTTCACGCCAGCGCCGACCAGGCCCAGCGTGGTGTCGCGCGTCAACGTGACGGTGGTGTTGCGGGTCAGCACGTCGATCTCGCCGGACTGCAGCGCGGTGAAGCGTTGCTGCGTGTTCAGCGGCGTGACCTTGAATTTGGTGGCGTCATTGAAGACCGTGGCGGCGATGGCGCGGCACAGGTCCACGTCCAGGCCTTGCCACTGGCCTTTGCTGTCTGCGAGGGAGAAACCGGGGATGCCGGTGGACACGCCGCACTGCACGAAGCCCTTCTTCTTGACGGCATCGAAGGTGGCGCCAGCATGGGCCGCGGACGTGGCTGCAAACAGCGCAACGCCGGCTACGGCGAGTTTCATTGCTTTCATCGCATATCTCCAGGAACAGAAAGCGCCAGGGTTGGCACAGAGGGTGGTGGAGCCCCGCGGATCGTCGGTTCTTGGCCGTGAGTCCGCGCTGCAAGTCTGGGGATGGTATCGCTTTGATACGTCTCACACATGGGGGGTTTCCCTTGTTGCTGCAGCGCAATCGAACCGTGTATTCCGCGCACCCGCATCTTGTCTGAAAGCCGCGCCAATAGCCAGTCTTCAGCGATATTGCAGTGCGATCGATCAAGGAAAAAACCCTCTGCTTCCACGCACCGGAGCAGGGCGATCGCGCGCCACGTTGGTGCCGATCCTGCAAATGAAACAGAGCTTTCCATCAGCTGTCACGGGCGATCGAGAATCCGTGGCCCGGGCCCCTCCTCGCCCAGCACGTCATCGGGATTGCGCAGCGGGCAATCGCTCAGCGAAAGGCAACCGCAACCGATGCAGCTGTCCAGCTCATCGCGCAGGCGCGTGAGCTTGCGGATGCGCGCATCGAGATCCTCGCGCCAGCGCGACGACAGCGCGCGCCACTCCGCGGCCGAGAGCTTCGCGCCCTGGTAGCGGCTCATCGCCTCGTGGATCTCCTGCAGCGGAATGCCCGTGCGCTGCGCTACCTTGATGATGGCGATCGCGCGCAGGACCACGGGCGCATAGCGGCGCTGGTTGCCGCCGCTGCGCGTCGACTGGATCAATCCTTTCGTCTCATAGAAATGCAGCGTCGACACTGGCACGCCCGCGCGGCGGGCGACCTCGCCCACGGTGAGGGTGCGCATGGCCTCGGGCGGCAAATCATCGTGGGGGTGCTCGGTCGCCATGGCCGCCTTTTTTACCTCAAGATTGGTTGAGGTTTTATAGTCCACCGCGCCAGCGCTTGCCCAGCAAGACCTTTCATCCTGCGCAGATTCACAGGCAGGCCCGCCCCCCCTGCTGGATGAACGCACCGGGATGGTGCGCACCGGCAACCGCGCCCTGCTGGCAGTCTGCCCAGCGCCTGTCGCGCTGGCGCAACAAACGCACACAATCCGGTGCGCCTGCGGCGAGGCCGCCCAGCGTTACTATTGGCGGCTCGCCCCTTTTCACGCCTCGGCTCCCGGCCCCCGCCAGCCCATGATCGAGTTCCAGCACGTCTTCAAATCCTATGGCCGTGGCCGCAACATCCTGGCCGACATCACGTTCAAGGTCTCGCCCGGCGAGTTCATCTTCGTGTCCGGCCCGTCGGGCGCAGGCAAATCGACATTGCTGAAGCTGGTGGGCGGCCTCGAGCCGCCAAGCCGTGGCGCCATCCAGGTCCACGGCCAACGCCTGGAAAAACTGTCGGCGCGCGCCCGGCCCTACCTGCGCCGCGCGGTCGGCGTGATCCTGCAGGACACCCACCTGCTGTACGACCGCAGCGCCTTCGAGAACGTGATGCTGCCGCTGGCCGTCACCGGCCTGGCGCCCGAGCTCGCCTCGGCGCGCGCCCGCGCCGCCATGGAAAAGGTCGGCCTGTCAGGCAAGGAAGCGCTCAACCCCATCGAACTGTCGGGCGGTGAACAGCAACGCCTGGCCATCGCCCGCGCCATCGTCAACCGCCCCGCCATCCTGATCGCCGACGAACCCACCGCCAACCTGGACCGCGACAACGCGCGCCGCATCCTGAATGTCTTCCGGGATTTCAACCGCGTCGGCGTCACCATGCTGATCGCTTCGCACGACGAAGCGCTGATGGCCGAACACGCCACGCGCACGCTGCGCGTGGAACCCGGCCGCTTCACCGACGTGCGCACGCGCCCGGCCGCCGAGGAGCAGGCATGAAAAGCTGGCTGCGCCAACATCGCTACGCCTTGTCGATCACGGTTCGCCGGCTGCTGGCCCAACCGTTCTCGTCCTTCGCCAACCTGCTTGTGATCGCCCTCGCGCTGTCGCTGCCGCTGCTGGGCACGACCGTGCTGCTGTCGGCCGAGCCGGTCGCGCGCCAGGTCTCGGTCACGCCCGAATTGACGCTCTTCATGAAGGTGGACGCGCCCGCCAACAGCGCCCGCGACACCGCCGACCGGATCGCGCGCGAACACGACGCGCAGATCTCGGGCGTGCGCGTCATCGGCCGCGACGAAGCCCTGCGCACGCTGCGCAACACGCCGGGCTGGGAAGCCTCGCTCGCCGTGCTGCCCGAGAACCCCCTGCCTGACGCGGTGGTGGTCACGCTGGAACAAGGCGAAGATCTTGCCGCGCGCGCGGACACGCTTGCCGCCGCCTGGCGCGGCTGGGATTACGTGGATGTCGTGCAACTCGACAGTGCCTGGGTGCAGCGGCTGGAGGCGCTGCTGCGCTTCGCACGCATCGGCCTGGGCCTGCTTGCGGTCAGCGTGGCGCTGGTCGTGCTGGCCACCGTCTTCAATACCGTGCGCATGCAGGCCCTGTCGCAACGCGAGGAAATCGCCGTGGCGCGGCTGGTGGGCGCCACCGAATCCTTCGTGCGCAGGCCCTTCCTGTATGTGGGCGCACTGAGTTGCACGCTGGCCTCCCTGCTTGCCATCGGCATTGCCGCGCTGGCCCTGCAACCCTTGAACCAGGCCTTGGCCACGCTGGCTCGCAGCTATGGCGCGGACATCGCGCTGCACCTGCCCGGTCCGGGCGTCCTGGTGCCGGCCATCGTGGCCACCGCGCTGCTCGGCGCGGTATCAGCACGGTGGTCCGTCACGCGCAATACACGTTTCTAGGGGGTTTTCATCCCCTTTGTCCACGACTAGGATGCGCCCCGGAAGCTCTACAGTCGCAGGATGGAATCACTCCGGATGAAATATTCCGGAATATTCCGACATATGCGACCCTCCGGGCCTCTCATCGGCCCACCTTTGTCCTAGCCACTTCATGCCGTTCCAGGAATTCCGGGCCACCCGCCAGTACTTCGACAGCGCATTCGGCATGCAGGCCGTGAAGGTACTGCCGACGGAGTATTACGTCTCGAAAGAGAACATCATGATCTCGACCGTGCTGGGGTCGTGCGTCGCGGCCTGTATCCGCGACCCGCAGGCCGGCGTGGCGGGCATGAACCACTTCATGCTGCCCGAGGGCGACCCGGCCTCGCCGGCATCGGCCACGATGCGCTATGGCGCCTATGCCATGGAAGTGCTGATCAACGAACTGCTGAAAGCTGGCGCCACCCGCTCGCGCCTGGAAGCCAAGGTGTTCGGCGGCGGCGCGGTGCTGGACGCCATGCAGCAGACCAACATCGGCGAACGCAATGCGGCCTTCGTGCTGCACTACCTGAAACTGGAAGGCATCCCGGTCCTGGCCAAGGACCTGGGCGACGTCCACGCGCGCCGCATCAACTACTTCACGGGCACCGGCCAGGTGCTGGTGCGCCGGCTGATCACGCAACGCAAGGCGGAAGCCGTCATCGCGCACCGTGAGCTGGCCGTCGCAAGGTCGGTGCAGCAGGACGCCGACGCGAACAAGCCCGGGCCGCGGCCGGCTGCGTCGTTGGTTCGGCCTTTGCGGGCGCGTTAGCGTTTCGTTTTCATTTCAGTGGGGCTTGGACCGCCAAGTTGCCGCACCCCGCGGCAGGCGACCGACGGCACGACCATCCTCGGCGGCCGTCAACCCAGCGGTCCCGACACCACACAAACACAACAACTACGCAGCCCTCTCCCCAGCCCGAGGCGTAGCCACCCGCACCCCCTGCAGCAGCGCAGTCCGCCGAGCAGCCACCCGCTCGATACTCGCAGCCTTCACATGCCCATATCCGCGAATGTCCTCAGGCAGCGACGCCACCGCCACCGCCCGGTCCAGGTTCGCCGGCGACAGTCCTTTCAGCAGGCTCTCCACCGTCCCGCGATACTCATCGATCAGCGCGCGCTCCATGCGGCGATCGGCCTGGTAGCCAAACGGGTCGAACATCGTGCCGCGCACGAAGCGCAACTTCGCCAGCACGCCGAACACCTTCATCATGCCCGGTCCATAGCGGCGCTTGGCCGGCGGCTTGCCGTCCTTGCCGTGCGCCAGCGCGGGCGGGGCCAGGTGGAAAGCCAGCTTCCAGTCGCCTTCGAATTGCGCCGCCACCTTGCGCAGGAACTCGCCGTCGCTGTATAGCCGCGCCACTTCGTACTCGTCCTTGTAGGCCATCAGCTTGTAGTAGTAGCGCGCCACCGCCAGCGCCAGCCGGCTCGTGCCGCAAGCGGATTCCTCGGCCACCGCCACCTGGTCCACCAGATCCGCATAGCGCCGTGCATAGGCCGCGTTCTGGTACTGCGTCAACAGCGCCACGCGATGCGCACGCAGGCGTTCCAGTTCGCTGCCGGGGCGCTTCAA from Orrella dioscoreae includes the following:
- a CDS encoding cell division ATP-binding protein FtsE, coding for MIEFQHVFKSYGRGRNILADITFKVSPGEFIFVSGPSGAGKSTLLKLVGGLEPPSRGAIQVHGQRLEKLSARARPYLRRAVGVILQDTHLLYDRSAFENVMLPLAVTGLAPELASARARAAMEKVGLSGKEALNPIELSGGEQQRLAIARAIVNRPAILIADEPTANLDRDNARRILNVFRDFNRVGVTMLIASHDEALMAEHATRTLRVEPGRFTDVRTRPAAEEQA
- a CDS encoding cell division protein FtsX, which codes for MKSWLRQHRYALSITVRRLLAQPFSSFANLLVIALALSLPLLGTTVLLSAEPVARQVSVTPELTLFMKVDAPANSARDTADRIAREHDAQISGVRVIGRDEALRTLRNTPGWEASLAVLPENPLPDAVVVTLEQGEDLAARADTLAAAWRGWDYVDVVQLDSAWVQRLEALLRFARIGLGLLAVSVALVVLATVFNTVRMQALSQREEIAVARLVGATESFVRRPFLYVGALSCTLASLLAIGIAALALQPLNQALATLARSYGADIALHLPGPGVLVPAIVATALLGAVSARWSVTRNTRF
- the cheD gene encoding chemoreceptor glutamine deamidase CheD: MPFQEFRATRQYFDSAFGMQAVKVLPTEYYVSKENIMISTVLGSCVAACIRDPQAGVAGMNHFMLPEGDPASPASATMRYGAYAMEVLINELLKAGATRSRLEAKVFGGGAVLDAMQQTNIGERNAAFVLHYLKLEGIPVLAKDLGDVHARRINYFTGTGQVLVRRLITQRKAEAVIAHRELAVARSVQQDADANKPGPRPAASLVRPLRAR